The following coding sequences are from one Bacteroidota bacterium window:
- a CDS encoding DUF393 domain-containing protein has translation MFEVKVVLFDGVCNLCNGYVNWVIDHDKSRQVKFASLQSGYGQAVIERFNIHDQYLNTIIYLDGDKIYFRSEAVLRTLKQMGGIYSLAFGFMIIPAFLRNWVYNTVAKYRYRWFGEREVCRIPTPELKDRFVE, from the coding sequence ATCTTCGAGGTGAAAGTAGTTTTGTTTGATGGCGTTTGTAATTTATGCAATGGTTACGTGAACTGGGTGATTGATCACGATAAATCCAGACAAGTGAAATTTGCATCGCTTCAATCTGGCTATGGCCAGGCAGTCATTGAACGTTTCAACATCCATGACCAATACTTAAACACTATTATCTATCTAGACGGAGATAAAATCTATTTCCGCTCCGAAGCCGTATTGCGAACTCTGAAACAAATGGGCGGCATATATTCCCTTGCCTTTGGTTTTATGATTATTCCCGCATTTCTGCGCAACTGGGTTTATAACACGGTGGCTAAGTACCGCTACCGTTGGTTTGGGGAAAGAGAGGTGTGCAGAATCCCGACACCTGAGCTGAAGGATCGGTTTGTTGAATAA
- a CDS encoding TonB-dependent receptor has product MSDVSKLFPKIALAVKKIYGLIFFCLFYTVLSASLPGSASITVLRAENHKPLSDAIVSFIPLQEANEKVKGIQGQTNSLGVFTYNFTEPVIIKVSHLGYETIMDTVYVLSDKKYEIQWTTKEVKDVVVTGQYTPNSTQNSVYQVKVLQGDMLKAKGANNLREALQNELNIDLGQDGVFGTGIGINGISGEGVKIMVDGVPIVGRLDGKLDLSQININNIERIEIVEGPLSVMYGTDAMGGVINIITKTYQQDKINILLKGYYESSGQYNAELNTGFSFNKNQIYLSGGRYFFDGYTADHSVQRVQQWKPKEQYFADAKYIYTGNRFRVSVTGAFFREKMLDRGVPEKTLAQDGTSWTYVGGDGHYLTFRPRVATSLMCRFKDGIQLDALLAYTGFFRFSNNYVKDLVTLKEQIVADSKQQDTTRYHQIVFRPTYSMSGWKNRLNFQFGLDINQEFTQTTNLLNRKQQSGDYAAFGSVRITVVKGLAIQAAIRFSYNSRFRVPLIPSLNIRYLYKDKLTLRASYGRGYRAPSLKELYLFFFDGGTHAIHGNAELKPEDGHCINGSFNYTFNLAKKHRLEFATSAFYNRISDKIDFVRTPARISSEPDTFQYYNINRYITYGFQEEITYQWKRLKVSLSGMITHYNMNNSSNASADASLWSPDASVSANYIVPKAEIGINLIYKYTGRKPLFSVNSSIQTGARNDFHWLDASLSRNFWKDRIQLTVGGKNLLNVTNVQANNVSGVGHNVGGNSVNIGWGRTFFCSLILQFTK; this is encoded by the coding sequence ATGTCCGATGTTTCGAAACTTTTTCCAAAGATTGCCCTCGCCGTAAAGAAGATATACGGTTTAATATTTTTTTGCCTTTTCTATACAGTTCTCTCGGCATCTCTTCCGGGTAGTGCCTCGATTACTGTCCTTCGGGCTGAAAATCATAAGCCCCTGTCCGATGCCATTGTGAGTTTCATTCCTCTTCAGGAAGCCAATGAGAAGGTTAAGGGAATTCAGGGGCAGACTAATTCATTAGGTGTTTTTACCTATAATTTTACTGAGCCGGTCATTATCAAGGTTTCACATCTCGGTTATGAAACCATCATGGATACCGTTTATGTTTTATCCGATAAAAAATATGAAATCCAGTGGACGACTAAAGAGGTAAAGGATGTGGTTGTGACGGGGCAATATACCCCGAACTCTACCCAGAACTCCGTATATCAGGTAAAAGTGCTGCAAGGCGACATGCTTAAAGCCAAGGGGGCAAATAACCTGCGCGAAGCACTACAGAATGAACTGAACATTGACTTAGGACAAGATGGTGTATTTGGAACTGGTATTGGCATCAATGGAATTTCGGGTGAAGGAGTAAAGATTATGGTGGATGGCGTACCAATCGTTGGAAGGCTCGATGGCAAACTAGACCTAAGCCAAATCAATATCAATAACATTGAGCGGATTGAAATAGTAGAAGGCCCCTTATCGGTCATGTATGGCACCGATGCTATGGGTGGAGTAATTAATATCATTACCAAGACATATCAGCAGGATAAGATCAACATCCTCTTGAAAGGTTATTATGAATCATCCGGACAGTATAACGCTGAACTCAATACCGGTTTTTCTTTCAACAAAAACCAGATTTATCTCAGTGGTGGAAGATATTTCTTCGACGGGTATACCGCTGATCATTCTGTTCAAAGGGTACAGCAGTGGAAACCCAAAGAGCAATATTTCGCAGATGCTAAGTATATCTACACCGGTAACCGTTTCCGCGTTTCTGTCACCGGTGCTTTCTTTAGAGAAAAGATGCTTGACAGAGGTGTGCCTGAAAAAACTCTGGCGCAGGATGGAACATCGTGGACTTATGTAGGTGGGGACGGACATTACCTCACTTTTCGTCCTCGGGTAGCTACTTCGCTGATGTGTCGTTTCAAAGATGGCATCCAATTAGACGCATTGCTTGCTTATACAGGTTTCTTTCGCTTTTCCAATAACTACGTCAAGGATCTTGTTACACTCAAAGAACAAATAGTGGCCGATTCGAAGCAGCAAGATACTACCCGTTATCATCAAATCGTTTTCCGCCCTACCTATAGTATGTCCGGATGGAAGAACCGACTCAATTTTCAATTTGGCTTAGATATAAACCAAGAGTTCACCCAGACGACTAACCTGCTGAACAGAAAACAACAATCCGGCGACTATGCTGCTTTTGGCAGCGTTCGGATAACGGTGGTAAAAGGTCTGGCTATCCAGGCCGCCATACGGTTTAGTTATAATAGCCGTTTCAGGGTTCCGCTCATTCCTTCGCTGAATATCCGCTATCTGTACAAAGATAAATTGACACTCCGTGCTTCATACGGCAGAGGTTACCGTGCCCCGAGCTTAAAAGAATTGTATCTCTTCTTTTTTGATGGAGGCACACACGCTATTCACGGCAATGCAGAACTTAAACCCGAAGATGGTCATTGTATCAATGGCTCATTTAACTACACATTCAATTTGGCAAAGAAGCATCGGTTGGAATTTGCCACCTCTGCTTTTTATAACCGGATCAGCGATAAGATTGATTTTGTACGCACTCCAGCGCGTATTAGTTCTGAACCGGATACCTTCCAGTATTACAATATCAATCGTTATATTACTTATGGGTTTCAGGAAGAAATCACTTACCAATGGAAGCGGTTGAAGGTTTCTTTGTCGGGGATGATTACTCATTACAATATGAATAACTCATCTAATGCTTCTGCGGATGCCAGTTTATGGAGTCCCGATGCTTCGGTTTCGGCTAATTATATAGTCCCCAAAGCTGAAATCGGCATCAACCTGATTTATAAATATACTGGTAGAAAGCCACTCTTCTCTGTCAACAGCAGCATTCAAACAGGTGCAAGGAATGATTTTCATTGGCTTGATGCTTCGCTATCACGTAATTTCTGGAAAGACCGCATACAACTCACAGTAGGAGGGAAGAACCTACTCAATGTTACAAATGTTCAGGCGAATAATGTTTCCGGTGTAGGACACAATGTAGGAGGAAATTCAGTGAACATTGGCTGGGGAAGGACTTTTTTCTGTTCATTGATCTTGCAATTTACAAAATGA
- a CDS encoding carboxypeptidase regulatory-like domain-containing protein — MGTTQVNRLYGGIKDSRMVEEAQVMHELFVDDTADFIGFDADFGGSFETDFQTKLTAAMNIETDETVQDQIEQLTEEMQTRWDECKSRYQNVKYFIEKAFPNKKSVWNEFGNDDYKIMDTQQSKVNEFMTAFIAALGKYSVELAAVNIPAGVVSDSTLALNAFNAANTAQNKAIKERPTKTQARIGIYNDLWKKLQIISRASKTLYVNDYAKRHEYLLPGPYNNIQEGAEFKITGVVKNLVTGVPEEGVEVKLANVDLVSVTDSTGTFVFVDGVPTGNDSLIATKEHHKTATKNIVIEAHKKLVTNIDIEPDNT, encoded by the coding sequence ATGGGAACTACACAGGTAAATAGGCTTTATGGCGGCATCAAAGACTCGCGGATGGTAGAAGAGGCGCAAGTGATGCACGAATTATTTGTAGACGACACGGCAGATTTTATCGGCTTCGACGCCGATTTTGGCGGCAGTTTTGAAACAGATTTTCAGACCAAACTTACGGCGGCGATGAACATCGAAACCGATGAAACGGTGCAAGACCAGATTGAACAGTTGACCGAAGAAATGCAAACCCGATGGGATGAATGCAAGTCGCGATATCAAAACGTAAAATATTTTATCGAAAAGGCTTTCCCGAATAAAAAATCGGTGTGGAACGAGTTCGGAAACGATGATTATAAAATCATGGATACGCAGCAGAGCAAGGTCAATGAATTTATGACTGCCTTTATCGCCGCGCTCGGAAAATACAGTGTGGAACTGGCGGCGGTCAATATTCCGGCTGGTGTCGTGTCCGATTCGACTTTGGCGCTCAACGCCTTTAATGCGGCCAACACGGCGCAGAACAAGGCCATCAAAGAGCGGCCTACAAAAACACAGGCGCGCATTGGTATTTATAATGATTTATGGAAGAAGTTGCAAATCATCAGTCGCGCCAGCAAAACACTTTATGTAAACGACTATGCCAAGCGGCACGAGTATTTATTGCCCGGTCCGTACAACAATATTCAAGAGGGCGCTGAATTTAAGATAACCGGTGTGGTGAAGAATCTGGTGACCGGTGTGCCGGAAGAAGGCGTAGAGGTGAAACTGGCCAATGTAGATTTAGTAAGCGTCACCGACAGCACCGGTACCTTCGTCTTCGTTGACGGGGTGCCCACCGGTAACGATTCGCTGATTGCCACGAAGGAACATCATAAAACTGCTACGAAAAATATTGTCATCGAGGCACACAAGAAATTGGTGACCAACATAGACATAGAACCGGATAATACGTAG
- a CDS encoding PASTA domain-containing protein — translation MLTKYFNKILLYNILLAIAVVVVGMWLVQSGLKSYTRHGESITVPDLRGMTYEQVKSILDGKNLNWQVMDSVFDMNKAPLSILEQNPKPNAKVKEGRTIYITVNATKAPTTAVPDLVGRSSLKYARMQLESFGLKVGELIYKPNPHLNSVIGMMLNGKEVVAKTKVPRGTVIDLVLGDGLGGEKMMVPYLIGLRYDEAEFKLKGNSLNIGAVVIDAGVRDTSGAIVYRQSPEFGPGNRIRMGEPIDLFLAKELPADIEVNPDLYDAVDSSDIQ, via the coding sequence TTGCTGACTAAATATTTTAATAAAATTCTGCTTTATAATATTCTCCTGGCCATTGCGGTGGTGGTGGTGGGGATGTGGCTCGTGCAGTCGGGTTTGAAATCATATACGCGCCACGGCGAAAGCATTACGGTTCCAGACCTTCGGGGGATGACTTATGAGCAGGTGAAAAGTATTTTGGATGGAAAGAATCTGAACTGGCAGGTGATGGATTCGGTGTTTGATATGAACAAGGCGCCGCTTTCTATTTTGGAGCAAAACCCGAAGCCAAACGCGAAGGTGAAGGAGGGGCGCACGATATATATAACGGTGAACGCGACCAAGGCGCCGACGACGGCGGTACCGGATTTGGTGGGGCGCAGTTCGTTGAAGTATGCGCGGATGCAGTTGGAAAGTTTTGGATTGAAGGTGGGCGAATTGATTTATAAACCGAACCCGCATTTGAACTCGGTGATTGGAATGATGTTGAATGGCAAAGAGGTGGTGGCTAAAACGAAGGTGCCGCGCGGAACGGTGATTGATTTGGTTTTGGGCGATGGGTTGGGCGGAGAGAAAATGATGGTGCCTTATCTGATTGGTTTGCGGTATGATGAAGCGGAGTTTAAGTTGAAGGGCAATTCGCTCAATATTGGCGCGGTGGTGATTGATGCCGGTGTGCGCGATACGTCGGGCGCTATTGTTTATCGGCAGTCTCCTGAATTTGGCCCCGGCAATAGAATCAGAATGGGCGAACCGATAGATTTGTTTTTGGCAAAGGAACTTCCGGCAGATATTGAGGTGAATCCCGATTTGTATGATGCGGTTGATTCGTCCGACATTCAATAA
- a CDS encoding T9SS type A sorting domain-containing protein produces the protein MKKLIGMIGMVWALLPALAQEESLSPLPANAPLYYSTRSYQVNKKNLRYLIEKKNIVVKTNTLSLPFVDDFSTNRLRSYKWLENHVTDTFYNVFGTCLAVDGVETISGKFMSDTSWSYSYDLVNKKVDSVANPVMPFTFFGPAITGCFDQPPQTFFYWEPYYTFTFDTNGVKRDSVLVPADETIYYAPVVYFAQGEPGTLWADNYAYVNNTYPVNPPSIGVATLDGLNEYGLPYNRAANSYGSADVLTSKPIDFSGYKDSNDIYLSFYYEAMGLGDFPEKTDSIIVEFKDIGNIWRTVWADTGYSSEANVPNEFVQIFIKVPDNPIQSSFYHNAFQFRFRNMASLYGNNDHWHIDYVRLDKDRQSDSIIRDISFMYDFPTILKEYTHLPADQFTGVDDLADSIVLPVRNLDPDAVNNPPATNFVKGASELYPTPTVVANDALETFNAGPYNFIGVNPASEYTIATSGFPVDSLVIKSRVFIQPNDSRPQNDTLYHSQNFNNLMAYDDGSAERAYGISGLGIKKFGYEFELRQPDTLAAFQIMFAQVEQDVSDLIFNFALWDTLELGIPSFVDSPILLIESKKPLYVDSVNGFATYVLDTPIILSGKYYFGWAQNDTRKIQIGYDLNSTLGKKHMYLYTSATWKKSTITPDGSPMIRFIFDTDFWGTNTFPLAVKDLSKNKEDESLVVYPNPTSDVVYLKGHSATSYEVSVMNLMGQELKREKILDGGMHLGALSNGVYIIVAKNVTTGKTSYHKILKTSSR, from the coding sequence ATGAAGAAACTCATAGGGATGATAGGGATGGTATGGGCTTTGCTCCCCGCTCTGGCGCAGGAAGAAAGCCTGTCACCGCTTCCGGCGAATGCTCCGTTGTATTACAGCACGCGCTCGTATCAGGTAAACAAAAAGAATCTGAGATACCTGATTGAGAAAAAGAATATCGTCGTAAAGACCAACACGCTCTCGCTTCCTTTTGTAGATGATTTTTCAACGAACCGGTTGCGGAGTTATAAATGGTTGGAGAACCATGTTACCGATACGTTTTATAATGTGTTTGGCACTTGCCTTGCGGTAGATGGGGTGGAGACCATTTCGGGGAAATTCATGAGCGATACTTCGTGGAGCTATTCTTATGATTTGGTGAATAAGAAGGTGGATTCGGTAGCGAATCCAGTCATGCCTTTCACTTTCTTTGGCCCGGCCATCACCGGATGTTTTGATCAGCCGCCACAAACGTTTTTTTACTGGGAACCGTATTACACGTTTACGTTTGATACGAACGGAGTGAAACGTGATTCTGTCTTGGTTCCGGCCGATGAAACTATTTATTATGCGCCGGTGGTCTATTTTGCGCAAGGAGAGCCGGGTACCTTGTGGGCAGATAATTATGCCTATGTCAATAATACTTATCCGGTCAATCCGCCGAGCATCGGGGTGGCTACGCTCGATGGACTGAATGAATACGGCTTGCCATATAACCGGGCAGCCAATTCTTATGGCTCGGCAGATGTATTGACTTCTAAACCGATTGATTTTTCTGGGTATAAGGACAGCAATGATATTTATCTCAGTTTTTATTATGAAGCGATGGGGCTGGGTGATTTTCCTGAAAAGACAGACTCTATCATCGTTGAATTTAAGGACATTGGCAATATTTGGAGAACGGTTTGGGCCGATACCGGCTATTCGAGCGAAGCGAATGTGCCGAATGAGTTTGTTCAGATATTTATCAAGGTGCCCGACAATCCGATTCAATCTTCGTTCTATCACAATGCTTTTCAGTTCCGGTTTCGGAATATGGCTTCGCTATATGGCAATAATGACCATTGGCATATAGATTATGTTCGATTAGATAAAGACCGCCAGAGTGACTCAATCATCCGCGACATTTCGTTCATGTATGATTTCCCTACCATCTTGAAGGAATACACTCATCTTCCGGCAGACCAGTTCACGGGGGTAGATGATTTGGCTGATTCGATCGTGCTGCCGGTTAGGAATTTAGATCCGGATGCCGTAAATAATCCTCCGGCCACGAACTTTGTAAAAGGCGCTTCGGAACTTTACCCAACCCCGACGGTAGTAGCAAACGATGCTTTGGAAACGTTCAACGCGGGTCCTTATAATTTTATTGGGGTGAATCCGGCTTCGGAATATACGATTGCTACCAGTGGTTTTCCGGTGGATAGTTTGGTGATAAAATCTAGAGTATTCATTCAGCCCAACGACAGCCGCCCGCAGAATGATACTTTGTATCACAGCCAAAATTTCAATAACCTCATGGCTTATGATGATGGCAGCGCCGAACGAGCTTATGGCATCAGCGGGTTGGGCATTAAGAAGTTCGGATACGAATTTGAATTGAGACAACCTGATACCTTAGCTGCATTTCAAATCATGTTTGCACAAGTGGAACAAGATGTGAGCGATCTGATTTTCAACTTTGCACTTTGGGACACGTTGGAGTTGGGTATCCCTTCTTTCGTGGACAGCCCTATTCTACTGATTGAAAGTAAAAAGCCGCTGTATGTGGACAGTGTTAATGGTTTCGCCACCTATGTACTCGATACGCCAATCATCCTTTCGGGTAAATATTATTTTGGTTGGGCGCAAAACGATACACGCAAAATTCAGATTGGCTACGACCTGAATTCCACCTTGGGTAAAAAGCACATGTATCTATATACCAGCGCCACCTGGAAGAAATCTACGATTACTCCTGACGGCTCTCCTATGATTCGATTTATTTTCGATACTGATTTTTGGGGAACTAACACCTTTCCGCTTGCGGTTAAAGATTTGAGTAAGAATAAGGAAGATGAAAGCCTAGTGGTTTACCCCAACCCGACTTCGGATGTTGTTTATCTGAAAGGCCATTCAGCCACTTCTTATGAGGTTTCTGTGATGAACCTGATGGGGCAAGAATTGAAAAGAGAAAAAATATTGGATGGAGGTATGCATCTCGGCGCACTTAGCAACGGAGTATATATCATCGTTGCAAAAAATGTAACGACTGGCAAAACGTCCTATCACAAAATCCTTAAAACATCTTCGAGGTGA
- a CDS encoding PKD domain-containing protein: MRLYLSLLFLCLISLPTKKVIAQSIIALPIQPNAFSQAIKADNTLKMILHYGTGGLDETRVDFNTDATTGFDNLYDANKPGSAPGVPTLYTTMGTNLWYGINTLPSLTDVTTVPMGLRPDMNTTMSLTAEGINTFDPTTFLFLQDKKINIWKDLREGAYSFTTATNDNQARFVLHFTPPAIINAISASCTSLGSIEIQQPGSASWNYSIMDDANQSIHSGTLNVTSPVSISVLPGVYQLLLSDQNGYTVMKNIQVNGPLAPSSSFTADTLIAQVGQQIIFNPAVTGYSSYLWNFGDSNYAQTTDASHPFDTAGVYTVQLTVTDSAGCQSSSSVVVTIVSKQYTALLEEEPSGIKIWSHEKSIFVSLDKPTGITFIQIYNVVGTLIHQVKLPANDFKQEIPINETGYYLVGMIGKDRRFYQKVFINNL, from the coding sequence ATGAGATTATATCTGAGCCTCTTATTCCTGTGTCTAATTTCTCTTCCTACGAAGAAAGTTATTGCTCAAAGTATTATTGCTCTCCCAATCCAACCCAACGCCTTCTCTCAAGCTATTAAAGCAGACAATACCTTGAAGATGATTCTCCACTATGGAACCGGAGGCTTGGACGAAACCCGCGTGGACTTTAACACCGATGCCACTACCGGGTTTGACAATCTGTATGATGCCAATAAACCAGGCAGCGCACCGGGTGTCCCTACCCTTTACACGACCATGGGGACTAACTTATGGTATGGCATCAACACCCTTCCAAGCCTGACAGATGTGACAACAGTTCCTATGGGATTGAGGCCGGATATGAATACCACCATGAGTTTGACCGCAGAGGGGATCAACACCTTTGACCCAACAACCTTTCTATTCTTACAAGATAAAAAAATAAATATTTGGAAAGATTTGAGAGAAGGAGCTTATAGCTTTACTACTGCAACCAATGACAATCAGGCACGCTTTGTTCTTCATTTCACGCCACCGGCTATTATTAACGCCATTAGTGCTTCTTGTACTTCGCTGGGAAGTATTGAAATTCAGCAGCCGGGGAGCGCCTCTTGGAACTATTCTATTATGGATGATGCGAACCAGTCCATCCATTCAGGAACTTTGAATGTTACCTCTCCGGTATCCATCTCTGTTCTGCCCGGCGTCTATCAATTATTGTTGAGTGACCAGAACGGTTATACGGTGATGAAGAATATTCAAGTCAACGGACCTCTGGCTCCGAGTTCATCTTTCACTGCCGATACTTTGATCGCCCAAGTAGGACAACAGATAATATTTAACCCAGCCGTAACCGGATACAGTTCCTATCTCTGGAATTTCGGAGATAGCAACTATGCCCAGACTACTGATGCATCACACCCTTTTGATACAGCAGGAGTTTATACGGTGCAATTAACGGTGACTGATTCTGCCGGATGCCAGTCCAGCTCCTCGGTTGTTGTGACCATCGTTTCTAAGCAATACACCGCTCTCCTTGAAGAGGAGCCGTCCGGGATAAAGATATGGAGCCATGAGAAAAGCATCTTTGTATCTCTTGATAAACCAACAGGCATTACCTTCATCCAGATATATAATGTAGTAGGTACATTGATTCATCAGGTCAAATTGCCGGCTAATGATTTTAAACAAGAGATACCAATTAATGAAACGGGCTATTACCTAGTCGGCATGATTGGTAAAGACCGTAGATTTTACCAAAAGGTTTTCATCAACAACCTTTAG
- a CDS encoding carboxypeptidase regulatory-like domain-containing protein — translation MGTTQVNRLYGGIKDSRMVEEAQVMHELFVDDTADFIGFDADFGGSFETDFQTKLTAAMNIETDETVQDQIQQLTEEMQTRWDECKAQYQNVKYFIEKAFPNKKSVWNEFGNDDYKIMDTQQSKVNEFMTAFIAALGKYSMELAAVNIPAGVESDSTLALTAFNVANTAQNKAIKERPTKTQSRIGVYNDLWKVLQVISRASKTLYVNDYAKRHEYLLPGPYNNIQEGDEFKISGVVKNLVTGVPEEGVEVKLANVDLVSVTDSTGTFVFVDGVPTGNDSLIATKEHYKTATKNIVIEAHKKLVTNIDIEPDNT, via the coding sequence ATGGGAACGACACAGGTAAATAGACTTTATGGCGGCATCAAAGACTCGCGGATGGTAGAAGAGGCGCAAGTGATGCACGAATTATTTGTTGATGACACGGCAGATTTCATCGGCTTCGATGCCGATTTTGGCGGTAGTTTTGAAACAGATTTTCAGACCAAACTTACGGCGGCGATGAACATCGAAACCGACGAAACGGTGCAAGACCAGATTCAACAGTTGACCGAAGAAATGCAAACCCGCTGGGATGAATGCAAGGCGCAATATCAAAACGTAAAATATTTTATCGAAAAGGCTTTCCCGAATAAAAAATCGGTGTGGAACGAATTCGGAAATGATGATTATAAAATCATGGATACGCAGCAGAGCAAGGTCAATGAATTTATGACTGCCTTCATCGCCGCGCTCGGAAAATACAGTATGGAACTGGCGGCGGTCAATATTCCGGCTGGTGTCGAGTCCGATTCGACTTTGGCGCTCACCGCCTTTAATGTGGCCAACACGGCGCAGAACAAGGCCATCAAAGAGCGGCCTACAAAAACGCAGTCGCGCATTGGTGTTTATAATGATTTATGGAAGGTGTTGCAGGTCATCAGTCGCGCCAGCAAAACACTTTATGTGAACGACTATGCCAAGCGACACGAGTATTTATTGCCCGGTCCGTACAACAATATTCAAGAGGGCGATGAATTTAAGATAAGCGGTGTGGTGAAGAATTTGGTAACCGGTGTGCCGGAGGAAGGTGTAGAGGTGAAACTGGCCAATGTAGATTTAGTAAGCGTTACGGACAGCACCGGTACCTTCGTCTTTGTGGACGGGGTGCCCACCGGTAATGATTCGCTGATTGCCACGAAGGAACATTATAAAACGGCTACGAAAAATATTGTCATCGAGGCGCATAAAAAATTGGTGACCAACATAGATATAGAACCGGATAATACGTAG
- a CDS encoding T9SS type A sorting domain-containing protein → MNRLIPMLAALIMCCTLHAQTLAPNDSVSIGASYSDMTFYNLSTGAKTTASNTDWHLAISVRPTIYPPSGNPQGGVVVRMNEQLGMNIVVAENNDASTFSNLDTTGQSGWPVLHDSDLEWIEGSLNSRRSPSNPFDFGWGAYNQTTHNVMGDSVFIIHLPGGAVKKLIIEGLIKDTAYDIKYANLDNSDLQQVHILKADYSGKGFVYLNLLDNMVHDKEPVLTDWDLQFLKYTGLNIQSLPAYPVTGVWSNPRTIVAEATPLEVNSKDYSGQNFSSDLNTIGWDWKTFAAGGFSVTDSLVYFVKTQQNKYFKMVFTGFSGSTNGDFLFYKEELIQNTGIDDMKSTSWNLYPNPANSLLVISSENRIDEVTIYDLLGNLVMHQSSNGSTEIQLDISLIANGAYLLAVHSEGGVSVKRLVVKH, encoded by the coding sequence ATGAATAGACTGATACCAATGCTTGCCGCCCTTATTATGTGCTGCACACTTCATGCTCAAACCCTTGCCCCCAATGACTCGGTGTCTATTGGTGCGAGTTATTCGGATATGACTTTTTATAATCTTTCTACTGGTGCGAAGACCACAGCGTCTAACACGGATTGGCATCTGGCCATTTCCGTTCGCCCTACGATTTACCCTCCCAGTGGAAATCCGCAAGGAGGAGTGGTGGTTAGAATGAATGAACAACTGGGGATGAATATCGTAGTGGCCGAGAATAATGATGCTTCTACCTTCAGTAATCTAGATACTACTGGACAGTCTGGTTGGCCAGTGCTTCATGATTCAGACCTCGAATGGATAGAAGGCTCCTTAAACAGCCGTCGCAGTCCCTCCAACCCCTTCGATTTCGGATGGGGAGCTTATAACCAAACCACGCATAATGTTATGGGCGATTCGGTTTTCATTATTCACCTACCTGGAGGTGCCGTGAAAAAACTGATTATAGAAGGATTAATAAAGGATACGGCTTATGATATTAAATATGCTAACCTTGATAATTCGGACCTTCAACAAGTTCATATTCTCAAGGCCGATTATTCTGGAAAGGGTTTTGTATATCTAAACCTGTTGGACAACATGGTTCATGACAAGGAGCCTGTTCTGACCGATTGGGATTTGCAGTTTCTGAAATATACGGGCTTGAACATTCAAAGTTTGCCTGCCTATCCGGTTACCGGCGTATGGTCAAACCCACGGACCATAGTGGCTGAAGCGACACCATTAGAGGTAAACAGTAAAGATTATTCCGGACAAAATTTTTCTTCAGATTTGAATACAATTGGCTGGGATTGGAAAACTTTCGCCGCTGGAGGATTTTCGGTAACCGATTCGCTCGTATATTTTGTAAAAACCCAACAGAACAAATACTTTAAAATGGTATTTACAGGTTTTAGCGGAAGTACCAATGGGGACTTTCTATTCTACAAAGAGGAGTTGATTCAGAATACAGGTATTGATGATATGAAAAGCACATCATGGAACCTTTACCCCAATCCTGCAAATAGCCTATTGGTTATCTCGAGTGAAAATAGAATTGATGAGGTGACTATTTATGATTTACTCGGGAATCTAGTGATGCACCAAAGTTCAAATGGCAGTACAGAAATTCAATTAGATATTAGCTTGATAGCCAACGGGGCGTATCTCTTGGCAGTTCATTCCGAAGGAGGAGTATCCGTTAAAAGGTTGGTGGTTAAGCACTGA
- a CDS encoding ABC transporter ATPase — protein sequence MNQAKDNKLPETARVWVYQSQRKLKPEEAATIQVCLNDFLENWTSHKIGVVGTGQLVYNRFLVLMADEDMVKLGGCSIDSSMHFIKAIQQKINTDFFNRLSLAYKVGDDVESCSPEEFKSLVDKGIIHDETIVFNNLIQTKQEFITGWEIPYKDSWHKNLAVSNTPFSSLL from the coding sequence ATGAACCAAGCCAAAGACAATAAATTGCCCGAGACCGCCCGAGTATGGGTATATCAAAGCCAGCGCAAACTTAAACCGGAGGAAGCCGCAACTATTCAGGTATGTCTGAACGATTTCCTAGAAAATTGGACATCACATAAAATCGGAGTGGTAGGAACCGGACAGTTGGTCTATAATCGCTTCTTGGTTTTGATGGCTGATGAGGATATGGTGAAACTGGGGGGATGCTCTATTGATTCCTCCATGCACTTTATCAAGGCAATACAACAAAAGATCAACACAGATTTTTTCAATCGGCTGTCTTTAGCCTATAAGGTTGGCGATGATGTTGAAAGCTGCTCACCCGAAGAATTCAAATCTTTGGTGGATAAGGGGATTATTCATGACGAAACCATAGTATTTAACAACCTCATTCAAACCAAACAAGAATTCATTACCGGCTGGGAAATTCCTTATAAAGATAGCTGGCACAAGAATCTGGCGGTTTCTAACACGCCCTTTAGTTCCCTGTTATGA